The Methanobacteriaceae archaeon DNA window TTGGGTGGCAACCAGTTCAATATCATCGTTAGGAATAACCAATTCAGTCTCAATAGCTTTTTCTTTGGATTTTCCAGTTATTTGATAAGTTTGCTGTCCCATGAAGTCCATTATGTTTACTTTAGGATTTTTAATGATAATTTCCTTGTTTTTTAGTTTTATAATAACTTCTGTGGCACCATGAACTTCTTTCATGTCCA harbors:
- a CDS encoding nascent polypeptide-associated complex protein — its product is MIPGAGMNPKQLKQMQRSMKQMGMDMKEVHGATEVIIKLKNKEIIIKNPKVNIMDFMGQQTYQITGKSKEKAIETELVIPNDDIELVATQTGVSKEDAEKALKETKGDLAEAIMRLS